CGAAATACCGCTGGGCATCATCACGGCTCTGATCGGCATACCGTTTTTCATCCTGGTTCTGAAAAACGCACGAAAGGGGTGGGGCTAGCATGGCTTTGTTGGAAGTCAGAAACATATCCTTCGGCTATGGCGGCCACTCGGTGCTGGACAATGTCAGTTTCGATATTGAAAAAGGCAGTCTGGTGTCGCTGCTGGGACCCAACGGCTGCGGCAAGACCACGCTTCTGAAAATCCTGCTGGGGCTGTTGCCGGTGCCCGGCGGTGAAATCCTGTTCGAAGGCCGCCCGGTTGCTTCCTACGATCGGCGTGAAATGGCCCGGCGGGTGGCCTATGTGCCGCAGATACACAAGGCCGCTTTTGCCTATCGGGCGATTGACGTGGTGCTCATGGGGCGTCTTCCCCATAAAGGGTTCTGGTCGGCCTATCACCGCAGGGACGAACATCTGGCCCTGGAGGCACTCGACAAACTGGGAATCAGGCACCTGAGCCAGCGTCCCTACACCCAGATCAGCGGCGGGGAGCGGCAGATGGTGCTTATTGCCCGGGCCCTCTGCCAGGGCGCGCACACCTTCATCCTCGACGAGCCGGCCAACGGGCTCGATTACGGCAACCAGATCAGGCTGCTGGAGCAACTGGCCACCCTGTCCGGCGAAGGCTACACCTTTGTCATGTCGACCCATTTCCCCGATCATGTGCTGTGGGTGGCGAACCAGGTTGTCATGTTGTCTGATGGCAGCATCATTGCCGAGGGGGCTCCGGATACCGCCGTGACCCGGAAAAATCTTTGCCGTCTGTATCAGGCCGATGTCGAAGTCTGGCAGTTGCTGGAGAATTTCAGAATATGCGTGCCGCAGAGGCTTCGCAACAGGTTGTGCAGTTGTGACATGGAGGATGTGCCCCGCCCTGTTTTAATGGCAGGCCGCAGTTAAAGGAGGAGGAATGCTGAAAGTTGATGATGTACAGGCGACACTGAAAGATTGTGAAGCGTTTCACGGCCATCTCTGCATGGGACAGGTGATGGGCGTGCGTATGGCTAAAAAAGGTCTGGAACTGATAGCCGCGGAAGATATCAAGGATCTGATTGTCATAGTGGAGAACGATCGCTGCATCACGGATGCCATTATCATGGCCACCGGTGTGCGGCTCGGCCGGCGCAGTCTGAAATTTCAAGATTACGGCAAAATGGCGGCCACTTTTGTCAATACGAAGACCGGCCAGGCCTGGCGGGTGGCCAGCCGCGGCGACAGCGACAACGGTTTGCCCCCGGATCAGGCCCGGGCCGCGGCTCTGGCAAAAACGGATGCGGAACTGCTGCGCTGGCAGCAGGTCCGGGTCGCATTTGGTCCCGGTGATTTGCCCGGTCCTCCGGAGCGTATCGTCCAATGCAGCCGCTGTGGAGAGACGGTGCTCGATTATCGCGATGTGCCCACCGGACAGGGGCAAGCCGATCCACTGTGCCGTGCCTGCGCTTTCGGGACCTATTATCAGCCTTTTGCCGGATAAAGGGATGGATCAAGGAGTTTGGCGTGACAAAGAAGAAGCAGGATTCACTGGCATTTTACCGTTATGACGACAACCATCCCTTCGCTTCCATGTATCCATTGCTGGCCCGGCAGATCGTGGAGGATCTCGGCATAAGCCGCGGGCGATGCCTGGATATCGGCACCGGCGGCGCGCCTCTGCTTATCGAGCTGGGCAAGATCACCAACTGTGAACTCTCGGGGCTGGACATCAACCCCGAGGCCCTGGCGCTGGCGGCACAAAACGCCCGGTCTCATGGCTTGCCTGAAGGCCGCTGCACCTTTCTTGAGGGCGATGTGCATGCCATGCCGCTGCCGGACGATTATGCCCGGCTGGTGGTAAGTCGCGGATCGATACCCTTCTGGGATGATTACGTGGTGGCTTTCCGGGAAATATACCGGGTGCTGCAACCGGGAGGCCTGAGTTTTGTCGGGGGCGGATTCAGCCGGTTTCAGAGCCTCGAGGAGGCGAACCGAATGCGTCCGGACTGGGCGCGCAAGGACAATCCCGACAAACGGGCCCGCTGGTTGCGCCGGGAATTTCTGGCGGAGGCGCTTGCGCCGCTGGCGCAAGCGGATTGGCGGATCATCGAGGATGGCTATGGCACCTGGGTAGTGATGAGCAAACCGGCACTGACTTCCATCTCCGCGGGGGATTCGAAAGGAGTGCCGCATGCAATGCCTGAATTGTGAAAACCGCTGTATCGTTGCAGATGGCGGCCTCGGCGGGTGCGGCCAGTACCGCCGGATTGGCGAAACCATGGTCGAATGTTACCCCGATCGCTATCTGCTCGCCTGCCCGATAGTCATCGAAACCATGCCGATGCTGCATTTTCACCCAGGCAGCAAGTTTCTGCAGATCAGCACGGTGGGCTGCAATCTGAATTGTCCGGGCTGCATTTCGACCACCCTGGTTCGCGAGATGGACCCGGCCAGTTCGATTATGCAGCAAATGAGCGCGGACCAGGTGGTGGCCACGGCCGTTTCCCAGGAGTGCCGTGGCATCGCCTTTTTGATGAACGACCCTCTGGCCAGTCTCGATACCTTCACGAAAGTGGCACAAGCGGCACGTGCCGCCGGTCTGCTGGTCGGTTGTGCCACCAATGCCACCTTTACCGAGCGGTCCCTGTCCCGTTTGCTGCCATTTATCGATTTTATAAACATCGGCGTCAAGGGCCTTACCGCGCAGGCTTATCGAAGCTGCGGCGGACGGTCGCCCGACGCGGTGCTGCGCAACCTGCGCCTGTTGCACGAGGCTGGAGTGCATGTCGAGGTGGCCTGCATGCACCGCCGGGACAACCAGGACGAGCTGCGAAATCTGGCTCACCGGGTGGCGAAGCTGTCGCCGGCCATACCTTTGCAGGTGATGCGTTACATCCCCCTGGAATCCGCCGATCCCGGCTGGGAACCGACCATCCTGGAGTCGGAGGCGCTGGTCTTCGATCTGCGCAAGATTCTGCGACATGTCTACCTGTTCAATTCCCCGGGCACCGATCAGCTCGACAGCCTGTGTCCGGAGTGCGGCGAGGTTCTGCTCAGACGCGACTTCTACGGTCCCATGGGGGCGCGGCTGCTGGCTGCGCAGCCTGGAAGCTGTCCCCACGGGTCGGCATTTCTGGATCTGCGGGGAGACGCCGTGGTCGGTGCCTTCCGGGAGGGGGATTTCCAGGGCGGTTATCCCTTTACCCGGGCGCTTGAGATCGTGCAATCCATGCTGATCGCCTTGGGCGTGAGGGATGCGGTCGAGGTTGTGCGGGTCTGGGAAAAGATTCTCAATCTGCAAAGTCTGAAGGAGCTGCATCTTTCCATTCAGCAGCCTTCCGCGTATCTGGCCACACTGGAATATTTCGGCGCCCTGACCGGGCGCCAGGCACGGGCCGCGGCACTGATCGCCTATCTCGGTGAACGCTTGGAGGCGGTGGCCCGAGGGCTGGCGGCGGTAACCCATCGTCCCCGGGTCTATTACGCCATGGGCAAACCGCTGTTCGCCATCAAGGGCCCGCGTTTCGAAAACCAGTTGGTCCAACTGGCCGGCGGGGACAGCGTCAACCGGCGCCTGGATCTGTCGGGACGGCCGGGGATGAGCATCGACCGCGAAGTTTTGAACGCATTGAATCCGGAGGTGATGGTCATATCCGCGTTTCTCTCCTGTCCGGTGCAGGATTTCCATGCTGAATGCCTGCGGTTGGGCGTGGATGTGGAGGCGGTGCGCAATCTGCGTATCTACACCCCGCCGGTGCCGTCCAGTGATTTTGGCGGTCCGCGCTGGATTCTCGGTCTGCTGTTCCTCGCCAACATCCTGCATCCCGAGCGGTTTCATTTCGATATCGCCCGGGAGTCAAAGGATTTTTATGGCGAGTTTTACGACATGCCCTTTGTTCCCGATCATCTCAACCGATCCTTTGGAAAACCGAGCAATACCTGGTGCTGGACACGAACCTGATGGACAACCGGCAGGTGGAACCGATGAGAGCAAACCATGGGCCGCTGATCATTGTCAGCGGCCCGGCCCATTGCGGCAAGACCACCCTGGTGACCCTTCTGGTATCACATCTGCGCGATCAGGGGCGGCAACTGGCCGGCATTCTGGCCGAAGGGCACTGGCGCGACCAGCGGCGCAGCGGTTTTACCCTTGTCGATCTGGCCGACGGGCGGCGCACGCTCCTGGCGGAGCGTATCGCCGATTGCGGTCCGCATGCTTTCCCCTATGCGTTTCATGCCGAAGGGCTTGCCGCCGGTTATCTTGCCCTGGGCCCGCGGCGATGCGCCGGGGCGGATCTGGTGGTGGTCGATGAAGTCGGCTCCCTTGAACTGCGCGGTGCAGGATGGGCCCGGAATCTTGGTCCGTTGCTGCGGCAATGCCGCTCTTTACAGCTGTGGGTCGTTCAAGCGGCCCGAGTGGAGGCGGTCTGCAGGAAATGGCAGTTGTCGCCGGTGCGGGTTATCGACGCATCACAGCCCCAAGCTCTGGATAACTTGTTGATAACTGTCGAGGAATGGCTGCCGGGTGCTGATCCCCCGTCGCACTTTCGTTTTTGAAAAATATCTAAAAGAGGGACAAGCGCCCGGGTTCAATTCGCTCCGCGCTTGTGCCGTGGCTGGACGATGGTGCAAGGGTTCTTGCTCCATCGCTGTTATTGATGCGCCGGTCCCGCTGTTTCAAAAGCCGGGAGACGGCATTGAAGGATGTTTTCGCAGGGAGGGAACGAGAATGTGTCTGGGACGTATATTGTTGTTAACATTCTGGCTGGTCGCCGGTATTTCCGGCGGGGCGCTGGCAGGCTCCGCGGCGACGGAAACCGCGCGGGAAGAGAGTGGGTCCGCTCTGAGCCTGGAGGCCGTCGAGGTTCACGGCAAGGGCGGCCATGTGCTGTTCGATGCCAAGTCGGATAAGCCGTGCACCGCAACGAGCCTGACGGGGGAGGGAATCGACAGTATTGGCGGCACCAGTCAGGGCAGCCCGTTGCAGGCGGTGCGCACCCTGCCGTCGGTGCAGACCAGTAGCGAGGAACCCTACGGTTTCGGCAATTTTTTTACCAGCGGCCTGAAAATTCGCGGACAGCGCATCAAGGCCCCTGGTTCCAACCTGCTCATCGAGGGCTTGCAGGTCACCGGCACGCCCGGTGGCGCCCAGTATCTGTTCGACATGGAAAATGTCGAAGGCATGACTCTTTACAAGGGCGGCATTCCAGTTCCCAACGGGCTGGCGTTTGCAGCCAACGCCGGTCTCATCGACTATCGCCTGCAGCGTCCCGCTGATGAGGCCGGGATATTTTTTTCCCAGTCCCTCGGCAGCTTCGACTACCAGCGCTCCTTTATAAGAGTCGACTCGGGGCGGCTGCCCGGCGGTACGCGGGCTTTTGCTTCCTATAGTTATACCGATGCCGATAAATGGCGCGGCCAGGGCGGCAGCCCCGACTGGCGGCACAACCTCGACTTCGGGATCGCGCACGATTTCGGCGATCGCGTCAAGCTGGAACTGTTCGGTAATTTCTTCAGCTTCAAGGCTCACGATTTCCGGTCCCTGACCTACGCACAGACCCAGGATTTGGACAGCTATCACAAATCCTCCTACAACCGGCACCTGACCGGCAACCCTGGCGAAGATATCTATTACTACGACTACAACCGGCGCCGTTTTGACGGCTACACCCTGATGGCCGATGTGGATATCCGCCTGACGGATCACAGCCGGTTTTCCGTGCGTCCCTATTTCAGCAAGGATCAGGGCTACTGGATGCTCGGCGTGGTCGAGCAGAAGGTCAACCCCCTGGTGCGCAAGTGGGAGATCGGCCATCACCGTCTCGGCGTGGTCGCTCAATATGAGGTCGAATTGCCGCTGCTCAACCTGACCGCCGGCTACTGGTATCACGAGCAGGAGCGGCCCGGTCCGCCGACGGAATGGAAGAAATACACCCTGACGGGCGACGGACTGGATTTCAGCGGCTGGTCGGTCTTCTCCGAAAACGGCAAGCACATTACCCACAGCCCTTTTGTGCAGCTGAATCGCGGTTTTGGCAAATGGCATCTGAGCGGCGGGGTTCGTTATCATTACCAGGAATTTTCGGATATTGAATCCTACTATTTCCCCGGCGGCGTCAAAACCTACGATCCCTGGAGCAGCGTCGGGCGCAAATACACCGACAAGTTTCTGCCGTTTGCCGGCTGCTCCTTCGAACTGACCGATCACGCCAATCTTTATTTCACTTACGGGCGCAATGTCGGACGCACGGCGTTCCCTCTGTACCCATCCTACGCTACGCGGCGCGGCAAGTTCGTGGCTGCCGGCGTCAGCCTTGCCGATTTGTGGGACGATGTCGGGATGGAAGTCTCCGATCATTACGATCTGGGCGCACGGTTCGATTTTGGCCGCTGGTATTTAAATCCGGTGTTGTTCTATTCCCGGCATTTTGACAAGTCGGTCGATTATTACGATCCCACTTCCGGTTTGCTGGTCATGCAGAACGTCGCCTCCGCCCGCTCCTATGGGGCTGAAATCGAAGCCGGTGTGCATGTCCTGCCCAACCTGCTGCTGGCCGCCAACGGCTTCTACAACAAGTTCGAATTCGACAAGAACATTCGCACCAGCCTGGCCGGCGAACTGCGCGTGCGGGGTAATCAGATTGCCGACACCCCGCTGTTCGGAGCCAGTTTCATTGCCGATTACCGTCTCGGCGGCTTTTCCGTGACCCCCGTGGTACGCTATACGGGCCGACGTTACGGTGACATCCTCAACCAGGAGCCGCTCGACTCTTACTGGCTGGCCGACCTGAACATGGCCTATCGCATGGATAATTTTTCCTGTATCAAGGAGCCCAAACTGTCGCTGAAAATTCTCAACCTGTTCGATAAAAAGTATATTGGCGCCATGGATGCTGCCGATGACGCCCATCCGGGCAGCATGGCCTATTATCCCGGCGCACCCTTCACCATGGTATTTACGGTGTCCTGGAGGCTGTAAGGGGGACGCCATCAGTACTTTCCCGAAACGAGCCCCATAAAGACCTGGGGCTCACTTTTCCATCGCGATTTTCTGGCGACGGCCGACGAGGAAGTAGGCGAGGGGCAAAAGGATCGCGAGGCCGGTTGTCAGGGCATAGACTGTCGTTTTGCCCTGGGTTTCCGCAGGGATGACGTAAGTGCTGCCGATGCCAAGGATGGCCAGCAGCAGGGCTGTCAGGCTCACCATTATCCAGGCGATTTTATTGCCGGCCTCGAAAGTGCCGGTGGTGCTGTCCAGCAGCGCCAGCAGGGCAAGGATCACTCCCAGTCCGGCAGGGCCGGCGTTGAGCAAAGCAAGAATTGTCCACAAAACGAGGATGGCGACAAAAAGCAATATTTTTTTTACGGATTTATTCATTGGTGTCCTCTCTTGCGAAAAAATCCTGATTCGTTGTTCGAACCCCGGGATGTATCCATGCGGCATGTCCGCATTCTGGGTGCCGGTTCTCAACAGCTCGCTTGTCTGTTGATGCGCCGGGTGAGGTCCGCAGTGCCGCTGTTGTCGTATTTTGGGGATTGTGGACGGCCAAAAAGGAAAGGGCGGCCGATTGGCCGCCCTTTGTGATTATGATTACTTGCCCCAGGCTTTAAGTCGTTCTTTGGCGACCGCGGCCTCGTCGGACAAGGGGAAACCCTTGGTCAGTTTTTCCAGAATGGTACGGGCGCTCTGGCGATCTCCAAGCTGGTCGAAGGTCAACCCCTGTTTCAGGTAGGCGGAGGCCGCCTTGGGGTGATCTCCGTACTTGCGAATCACCTCCTCGAATTGCAGGATGGCTTTTTCATATTCTTTTTCTCCGAGGTACGACTCCCCTATCCAGTAGGCGGCGTTAGGTGCCAGGGAGTGCCCCGGGCTTTTCTGCAGGAACTCTTCCAGCTGCTTGCGGCCCGCGGCGTATTGTTTCTGCTTGCGAATCGTATCGACGCCCTGCAGGTACAGAGATTCGGGCTGGTTGGCCGCTGGCGGACTCATGGTAACGGCGGAAGGTTGCCCGGCCGGAACGCTTCCCCGGTTTTCAAGGGCGCTGATGCGCAGGCCCAGATCGTCACGAACCAGGGCCAGTTCGTCCTTGAGTTCGTTGCGTTGCTGCTCGATGTCGCCGAAACGGCCATTCATACTCTGCAGCTCGAGGCGCAGGTTGTCCAGGTCGGCACGGGTTGTGGCCTGTTGCTGGGTCAAATCGTCGAGTCGCTGTCTGGTTTGTCCCACGCGGTCGGTCTGCTGGGCGGCAAGTTCGCGCTCGGTGGTGGCCAGGCGGCGCTTCATTTCTTCCAGGTCGCGGCTCATGGCCAGTTCGGTCTGGGAGGGAATACATCCGGCCAGAAGCGCAAGAAGGGCTGCATACAAAACGGCTGACGTGATGCTTTTCATGACGAAAGAGCCTCGTTTTGGCGGACGGCGGACCGGCAATCCCGGTCCGCCGTGATTGTTGGATCCCTGGCGTATTACTGTGCGATCTTGAATTCGGCGCGCCGGTTTTTGGCGTAGGCGGCTTCGTTCTGGGCCGGATCGAGCGGCATTTCCTCACCGTAGGAGATGACGCTCAGGCGGTCTGTGGCGACGCCCAGGGTTTCCAGGTACTTCTGGGCGGTGCGGGCGCGACGCTCGCCAAGGGCCAGGTTGTACTCATCCGAGCCGCGCTCGTCGCAGTAGCCTTCGATGCGTACTTTTTCCGCAGGGTTGGCTTTGAGATATTCCGCGTTGTTGACCAGAATGGCCTGGGCTTCGGCGCTCAGGTCGTAACGGTCAAAGTTGAAGTAGATGCGTTCCAGGGATGGAACGGCTTGAGGCATCGACATGGCGCTTCCTTCGCCAATCGTGCTTTCGCCAATACCCGTCTCGCCAGCGCCCATCTCTTCAACACCCTGTGCCGTCTGCTGTGTTCCTGCCTGGTCTGCTCCTGCGCCCGCGGCCGTGGTGGCGGCCGGTTTCTTGGCGCAGCCTGTCGCCAGCATGGCAGCAAAGACCATCATCAACAACACCTGCATGGAAATCCGAATACCTCCGCGTTTCATGGTTTTGCTCCTTTTACATGGTTGACTAAAAAAGGGGTTGAAGAAAAAACACACTTCGGGAACATCCCGAAGGTTTGAAAACCGGAATGATGAAAATCATGTCACGATCAGGAAACGTTGCCCATTATACATGAAGTAACCTGCAAAAAAATAGGGGGAATAAAAACACCTCAACGCTGCCGTGACCATGCCGGATGCTGACATTGGCCGCCACTGGATATGCGACGGATACCTGAGCCGTCAGCCCGCATGACGTAAATGCCTTTGCCGCCAGCCTGATCCGAAGAGTATACCAGAAAACGGCTATCGGGGCTCCAGCGCGGATGTTCCTTGTTGCCGGCGCCGAAGGTCAGCCGCCGCTCATCCGTGCCGTCGGGGCGGATGCTGTAGATATCGAAGTTGCCGCCTTCCAGTCGGGTAAAGGCGATGCGCTCTCCATCGGGGCTCCAGGCAGGGGTGGCGTTGTACTTGCCGCTGCCGGTAAGTCGCCGGATCTGGCCGCTGAGCACATCCATGATGAAGATGTGCGGATTCCCCTGGCGGTCGGAGACAAACGCGAGACGGTCTCCGGCAGGACTCCAGCTCGGATCCACATCGATTCCCCAGTGATTGGTGAGCCGCCGCCGCTGGCTGCCGTCGGTTCCGAGCAGGGTCAGTTCGGGGTTGCCGGATGCCGACTGGGTGAGGGCGAGTTCCCGCCCGTCCGGGCGGAAACGGGCGGAAACGTTCAGGCCGTTCCGGGAGGAAAGGGCCGCTTCCTGGCCGGTACTGAGAATTTTCCGGAAAAGGTCCGGGTTGCCGCGGCGATAGGAGGTGAAGACGATCTCTCTGC
This portion of the Syntrophotalea acetylenica genome encodes:
- a CDS encoding ABC transporter ATP-binding protein; the encoded protein is MALLEVRNISFGYGGHSVLDNVSFDIEKGSLVSLLGPNGCGKTTLLKILLGLLPVPGGEILFEGRPVASYDRREMARRVAYVPQIHKAAFAYRAIDVVLMGRLPHKGFWSAYHRRDEHLALEALDKLGIRHLSQRPYTQISGGERQMVLIARALCQGAHTFILDEPANGLDYGNQIRLLEQLATLSGEGYTFVMSTHFPDHVLWVANQVVMLSDGSIIAEGAPDTAVTRKNLCRLYQADVEVWQLLENFRICVPQRLRNRLCSCDMEDVPRPVLMAGRS
- a CDS encoding FmdE family protein, whose protein sequence is MLKVDDVQATLKDCEAFHGHLCMGQVMGVRMAKKGLELIAAEDIKDLIVIVENDRCITDAIIMATGVRLGRRSLKFQDYGKMAATFVNTKTGQAWRVASRGDSDNGLPPDQARAAALAKTDAELLRWQQVRVAFGPGDLPGPPERIVQCSRCGETVLDYRDVPTGQGQADPLCRACAFGTYYQPFAG
- a CDS encoding class I SAM-dependent methyltransferase; this translates as MTKKKQDSLAFYRYDDNHPFASMYPLLARQIVEDLGISRGRCLDIGTGGAPLLIELGKITNCELSGLDINPEALALAAQNARSHGLPEGRCTFLEGDVHAMPLPDDYARLVVSRGSIPFWDDYVVAFREIYRVLQPGGLSFVGGGFSRFQSLEEANRMRPDWARKDNPDKRARWLRREFLAEALAPLAQADWRIIEDGYGTWVVMSKPALTSISAGDSKGVPHAMPEL
- a CDS encoding radical SAM protein, which codes for MQCLNCENRCIVADGGLGGCGQYRRIGETMVECYPDRYLLACPIVIETMPMLHFHPGSKFLQISTVGCNLNCPGCISTTLVREMDPASSIMQQMSADQVVATAVSQECRGIAFLMNDPLASLDTFTKVAQAARAAGLLVGCATNATFTERSLSRLLPFIDFINIGVKGLTAQAYRSCGGRSPDAVLRNLRLLHEAGVHVEVACMHRRDNQDELRNLAHRVAKLSPAIPLQVMRYIPLESADPGWEPTILESEALVFDLRKILRHVYLFNSPGTDQLDSLCPECGEVLLRRDFYGPMGARLLAAQPGSCPHGSAFLDLRGDAVVGAFREGDFQGGYPFTRALEIVQSMLIALGVRDAVEVVRVWEKILNLQSLKELHLSIQQPSAYLATLEYFGALTGRQARAAALIAYLGERLEAVARGLAAVTHRPRVYYAMGKPLFAIKGPRFENQLVQLAGGDSVNRRLDLSGRPGMSIDREVLNALNPEVMVISAFLSCPVQDFHAECLRLGVDVEAVRNLRIYTPPVPSSDFGGPRWILGLLFLANILHPERFHFDIARESKDFYGEFYDMPFVPDHLNRSFGKPSNTWCWTRT
- a CDS encoding nucleoside-triphosphatase is translated as MRANHGPLIIVSGPAHCGKTTLVTLLVSHLRDQGRQLAGILAEGHWRDQRRSGFTLVDLADGRRTLLAERIADCGPHAFPYAFHAEGLAAGYLALGPRRCAGADLVVVDEVGSLELRGAGWARNLGPLLRQCRSLQLWVVQAARVEAVCRKWQLSPVRVIDASQPQALDNLLITVEEWLPGADPPSHFRF
- a CDS encoding TonB-dependent receptor — protein: MCLGRILLLTFWLVAGISGGALAGSAATETAREESGSALSLEAVEVHGKGGHVLFDAKSDKPCTATSLTGEGIDSIGGTSQGSPLQAVRTLPSVQTSSEEPYGFGNFFTSGLKIRGQRIKAPGSNLLIEGLQVTGTPGGAQYLFDMENVEGMTLYKGGIPVPNGLAFAANAGLIDYRLQRPADEAGIFFSQSLGSFDYQRSFIRVDSGRLPGGTRAFASYSYTDADKWRGQGGSPDWRHNLDFGIAHDFGDRVKLELFGNFFSFKAHDFRSLTYAQTQDLDSYHKSSYNRHLTGNPGEDIYYYDYNRRRFDGYTLMADVDIRLTDHSRFSVRPYFSKDQGYWMLGVVEQKVNPLVRKWEIGHHRLGVVAQYEVELPLLNLTAGYWYHEQERPGPPTEWKKYTLTGDGLDFSGWSVFSENGKHITHSPFVQLNRGFGKWHLSGGVRYHYQEFSDIESYYFPGGVKTYDPWSSVGRKYTDKFLPFAGCSFELTDHANLYFTYGRNVGRTAFPLYPSYATRRGKFVAAGVSLADLWDDVGMEVSDHYDLGARFDFGRWYLNPVLFYSRHFDKSVDYYDPTSGLLVMQNVASARSYGAEIEAGVHVLPNLLLAANGFYNKFEFDKNIRTSLAGELRVRGNQIADTPLFGASFIADYRLGGFSVTPVVRYTGRRYGDILNQEPLDSYWLADLNMAYRMDNFSCIKEPKLSLKILNLFDKKYIGAMDAADDAHPGSMAYYPGAPFTMVFTVSWRL
- the ybgF gene encoding tol-pal system protein YbgF, coding for MKSITSAVLYAALLALLAGCIPSQTELAMSRDLEEMKRRLATTERELAAQQTDRVGQTRQRLDDLTQQQATTRADLDNLRLELQSMNGRFGDIEQQRNELKDELALVRDDLGLRISALENRGSVPAGQPSAVTMSPPAANQPESLYLQGVDTIRKQKQYAAGRKQLEEFLQKSPGHSLAPNAAYWIGESYLGEKEYEKAILQFEEVIRKYGDHPKAASAYLKQGLTFDQLGDRQSARTILEKLTKGFPLSDEAAVAKERLKAWGK
- the pal gene encoding peptidoglycan-associated lipoprotein Pal — protein: MKRGGIRISMQVLLMMVFAAMLATGCAKKPAATTAAGAGADQAGTQQTAQGVEEMGAGETGIGESTIGEGSAMSMPQAVPSLERIYFNFDRYDLSAEAQAILVNNAEYLKANPAEKVRIEGYCDERGSDEYNLALGERRARTAQKYLETLGVATDRLSVISYGEEMPLDPAQNEAAYAKNRRAEFKIAQ
- the tolB gene encoding Tol-Pal system beta propeller repeat protein TolB; amino-acid sequence: MCRLVTLLFLFACLTATTVVAQVEIRAPGQQTINVANAELLPLAGPAQPGIAKELHKVLAVDLDMAGLFRQLDPAAFLDDARRPGLTSTQVDFSQWALLGAEILVKGGYHAQGDRIRVEFRLYDVVHRRLLTGRSYVGTRNDLRLMAHKFADQILLNVTGKEGPFSSRIAYIDNRTGHKELYLMDTDGANVLRLTDHRSIVLNPDFSPSGREIVFTSYRRGNPDLFRKILSTGQEAALSSRNGLNVSARFRPDGRELALTQSASGNPELTLLGTDGSQRRRLTNHWGIDVDPSWSPAGDRLAFVSDRQGNPHIFIMDVLSGQIRRLTGSGKYNATPAWSPDGERIAFTRLEGGNFDIYSIRPDGTDERRLTFGAGNKEHPRWSPDSRFLVYSSDQAGGKGIYVMRADGSGIRRISSGGQCQHPAWSRQR